A genomic segment from Bosea sp. OAE506 encodes:
- the plsX gene encoding phosphate acyltransferase PlsX: protein MTRPVTIALDAMGGDHGPAIVIPGAALTLERRPDARFVVFGDEGEVLPLLDQHPKLKAVTTFHHTEVSVKMDDKPSQALRYGRYKSSMWRAIDATKTGEADVTVSAGNTGALMAMSKFCLKSMPEVDRPAIACLWPTVRGESVVLDVGATIGADARHLVDLAVMGAAMARVIFDLDRPTVGLLNVGVEEIKGVEAVKEAGRILRELNLPHLSYHGFVEGDDLGKGTVDVVVTEGFTGNIALKTAEGTARQISSYLKAAMGRSLMAKIGYLFARGAFAALKDKMDPRKVNGGVFLGLEGIVIKSHGGTDAVGFASATELGYEMARENLMSKVREMVAASARQEATAQQEAAARSAAAH from the coding sequence ATGACACGACCGGTTACAATCGCGCTCGATGCGATGGGCGGAGACCATGGCCCTGCCATCGTCATCCCCGGCGCCGCGCTGACGCTGGAGCGTCGTCCCGATGCGCGTTTCGTCGTCTTCGGGGACGAAGGCGAGGTCCTGCCGCTGCTCGATCAGCATCCCAAGCTCAAGGCCGTGACCACCTTCCACCACACCGAGGTGTCAGTGAAGATGGATGACAAGCCAAGCCAGGCGCTGCGCTACGGCCGCTACAAATCCTCGATGTGGCGCGCCATCGACGCCACCAAGACCGGCGAGGCCGACGTCACCGTCTCGGCCGGCAACACCGGCGCGCTGATGGCGATGTCGAAATTCTGCCTGAAGTCGATGCCCGAAGTCGACCGCCCGGCGATCGCCTGCCTCTGGCCGACGGTGCGCGGCGAGAGCGTCGTGCTCGATGTGGGCGCCACCATCGGCGCCGATGCACGTCATCTCGTCGACCTCGCGGTGATGGGCGCTGCCATGGCGCGCGTCATCTTCGATCTCGACCGCCCCACCGTCGGTCTGCTGAACGTCGGCGTCGAGGAGATCAAGGGCGTTGAGGCGGTCAAGGAGGCCGGCCGCATCCTGCGCGAGCTGAACCTGCCGCATTTGAGCTATCACGGCTTCGTCGAGGGCGACGATCTCGGCAAGGGCACGGTCGACGTCGTCGTCACCGAGGGCTTCACCGGAAACATCGCGCTGAAGACGGCCGAGGGTACCGCTCGCCAGATCAGTTCCTATCTCAAGGCGGCGATGGGTCGCTCGCTGATGGCCAAGATCGGCTATCTCTTCGCGCGCGGCGCCTTCGCGGCACTGAAGGACAAGATGGATCCGCGCAAGGTCAATGGCGGCGTGTTCCTCGGCCTCGAGGGCATCGTCATCAAGAGCCATGGCGGGACCGACGCCGTCGGTTTCGCCAGCGCAACCGAGCTCGGCTACGAAATGGCGCGCGAGAACCTGATGTCCAAGGTCCGCGAAATGGTCGCGGCCTCCGCCCGCCAGGAGGCCACCGCCCAGCAGGAGGCC
- a CDS encoding DUF177 domain-containing protein: MTDTAAPLPLSRPVKVDEIKLRGTPFSLKAEAHEKAGIATMLGLPSVESLEARYMLSRSGERVKLEGTIKAAFHQTCTVSLDDFPVALDVPLKLDFAPQEPAEPRRRAAADDAGEIDIEVRLNEDDPPEPIVDGVIDLGAVTLEFLALALDPYPRKPGAVFAEPAPEEPPESPFAKLARLKKDD; this comes from the coding sequence ATGACAGACACTGCAGCCCCCCTGCCGCTGAGCCGCCCCGTCAAGGTGGATGAGATCAAGCTGCGCGGCACGCCCTTTTCGCTGAAGGCCGAAGCGCATGAGAAGGCCGGCATCGCGACGATGCTGGGCCTGCCCTCCGTCGAATCGCTCGAGGCGCGCTACATGCTGTCGCGCAGCGGCGAGCGCGTGAAGCTCGAGGGCACGATCAAGGCCGCCTTCCACCAGACCTGCACGGTGAGCCTCGACGATTTTCCGGTCGCGCTCGACGTGCCGCTGAAACTCGACTTCGCGCCGCAGGAGCCGGCCGAGCCGCGCCGCCGCGCCGCCGCCGATGACGCAGGCGAGATCGACATCGAGGTCAGGCTCAATGAGGACGATCCGCCCGAGCCCATCGTCGACGGCGTCATCGATCTCGGCGCGGTGACGCTCGAATTCCTGGCGCTGGCGCTCGATCCCTATCCCCGGAAGCCGGGCGCCGTCTTCGCCGAACCCGCGCCGGAAGAGCCGCCGGAATCGCCCTTCGCCAAGCTGGCGCGGCTCAAGAAGGACGACTGA
- a CDS encoding ubiquinol-cytochrome C chaperone family protein, with product MFGWFGKRESRTAPVDAVFARIAEASRQPALYLVGGVPDSFEGRFESLTLHVFLVMRRLRELPAPADDVAQDLVDANFAYLELGVRNGGVSDIAVPKRMKKIGQMFYGRVQAYEAALVSPEPAALDEALQRNASPEANGAAYLAAYARRIQAKLAALDLDGILNEPGLFPLPAEETAR from the coding sequence ATGTTCGGATGGTTTGGCAAGCGTGAGAGCAGGACGGCGCCGGTCGATGCGGTCTTCGCCCGCATCGCCGAGGCGTCGCGCCAGCCGGCGCTCTATCTCGTGGGCGGCGTGCCCGACAGCTTCGAGGGCCGCTTCGAATCGCTGACGCTGCATGTCTTTCTCGTCATGCGCCGCCTGCGCGAGCTGCCGGCGCCGGCGGATGATGTGGCGCAGGATCTGGTCGACGCGAATTTCGCCTATCTCGAGTTGGGCGTTCGCAATGGCGGCGTCAGCGACATCGCGGTGCCCAAGCGCATGAAGAAGATCGGCCAGATGTTCTACGGCCGGGTGCAGGCCTATGAGGCGGCGCTGGTTTCGCCGGAGCCGGCCGCGCTGGACGAGGCCTTGCAGCGCAATGCGAGCCCCGAGGCCAATGGGGCGGCCTATCTCGCCGCCTATGCAAGGCGCATCCAGGCGAAGCTGGCGGCGCTCGATCTCGACGGCATCCTGAACGAGCCCGGCCTGTTTCCGCTGCCGGCGGAGGAGACGGCCCGATGA
- a CDS encoding outer membrane protein assembly factor BamE, whose translation MIAVSRRTALIGLLATTSLALGACGPNAGGFKLATSAGMNEEFKRGFVADEALIAQVKVGMDVQQVLSILGTPSTTSTVGNRTFYYISQTVRRRFQFQDLSVVDQTVLVIYFNKGFKVERIANYGLQDGVIFDFISRTTATGGEEQSFLRNLFRGVTRFNPLGA comes from the coding sequence ATGATCGCCGTCTCCCGCCGCACCGCCCTCATCGGCCTCCTCGCGACGACGTCCCTGGCGCTCGGCGCCTGCGGCCCCAATGCCGGCGGCTTCAAGCTCGCCACCTCGGCGGGGATGAACGAGGAGTTCAAGCGCGGCTTCGTCGCCGACGAGGCGCTGATCGCGCAGGTCAAGGTCGGGATGGACGTGCAGCAGGTGCTGTCGATCCTCGGCACGCCCTCGACGACCTCGACCGTCGGCAATCGCACTTTCTACTACATCAGTCAGACCGTGCGCCGGCGCTTCCAGTTCCAAGACCTCTCGGTCGTCGACCAGACGGTGCTGGTGATCTATTTCAATAAGGGCTTCAAGGTCGAGCGCATCGCCAATTACGGCCTGCAGGACGGCGTGATCTTCGACTTCATCAGCCGCACCACCGCCACCGGCGGCGAGGAGCAGAGCTTCCTGCGCAACCTCTTCCGCGGCGTGACACGCTTCAACCCGCTGGGGGCATGA
- a CDS encoding EamA family transporter — protein sequence MTPSTAAAPRSGAGRFTDLALLLLLATLWGGSYSFIKVGVETIPPVTLIAARTLLAGAILLGVIRWRGLRLPRDRATWRLFLVQACLNSVLPFTLIAWAERSVEAGLATILSSTSPIFVVVLGLLAGTGERLSPIKLVGIASGLAGTLLIVGSEAMAGFGADLAAQLALVAASLCYGGAALFGRHFKGLDPIMPAAGSLICGAALLIPLSLAVDRPWTLAPSLASIQALLALSVVSTALAFVIYFRLIARLGSVATTSVAYLRVPTGVVIGMVFLGESLASTAWAGLVLIVGGVLAMTWPGRRRATA from the coding sequence ATGACCCCGTCCACCGCTGCCGCACCCCGTTCCGGGGCAGGGCGCTTCACCGATCTCGCCCTTCTTCTCCTCCTCGCCACGCTCTGGGGCGGCTCCTACAGCTTCATCAAGGTTGGCGTGGAGACGATCCCGCCGGTGACGTTGATCGCGGCGCGCACGCTGCTGGCGGGGGCGATCCTGCTGGGGGTGATCCGCTGGCGCGGCCTGCGGCTGCCGCGCGATCGTGCGACCTGGCGGCTCTTCCTCGTCCAGGCCTGCCTCAACAGCGTCCTGCCCTTCACGCTGATCGCCTGGGCGGAGCGCAGCGTCGAGGCGGGGCTTGCGACCATCCTGAGCTCGACCAGCCCGATCTTCGTCGTGGTCCTCGGCCTGCTGGCGGGTACCGGCGAGCGGCTGTCGCCGATCAAGCTCGTCGGCATCGCCTCGGGCCTGGCGGGCACTCTGCTGATTGTCGGCAGCGAGGCGATGGCGGGGTTCGGAGCCGATCTCGCCGCCCAGCTCGCACTTGTCGCGGCCAGCCTCTGCTATGGCGGTGCGGCGCTGTTCGGGCGCCACTTCAAGGGGCTGGACCCGATCATGCCGGCCGCTGGCTCGCTCATTTGCGGGGCAGCGCTCCTGATCCCGCTCAGCCTCGCCGTCGACCGGCCTTGGACCTTGGCGCCCTCGCTCGCCTCGATCCAGGCGCTGCTCGCGCTCTCGGTCGTTTCGACCGCGCTCGCCTTCGTGATCTATTTCCGCCTGATCGCCCGGCTGGGCTCGGTCGCGACGACGTCGGTGGCCTATCTGCGGGTGCCCACCGGTGTGGTGATCGGCATGGTCTTCCTCGGCGAGAGCCTGGCGTCCACAGCCTGGGCCGGCCTCGTCCTGATTGTCGGCGGCGTTCTGGCGATGACATGGCCGGGTCGCCGCCGCGCCACAGCTTGA
- a CDS encoding sodium-translocating pyrophosphatase, giving the protein MSALLIIIVLSALSIAYGVWAYADVMKRDAGNQRMQEIAAAVAEGAQAYLKRQYITIGMVGVVLFVALAYLLGQWVAIGFLIGAVLSGMAGFIGMNVSVRANVRTAQAAMQSLGEGLDVAFKAGAVTGMLVAGLALLGVAVYYGVLTSMLGFSPSSRVVIDSLVALGLGASLISIFARLGGGIFTKGADVGADLVGKVEAGIPEDDPRNPATIADNVGDNVGDCAGMAADLFETYAVTLVATMVLAAIFFAGQATLGTMMLYPMAIGAACIVTSIIGTFFVKLGANQSIMGALYKGFIAAGVLSIGAIAAVNYLMFGGFAASFTTVQGVTFTSGGLFACALVGLAVTLLIVVITEYYTGTGKRPVVSIAQASVTGHGTNVIQGLAVSLESTALPTIVIIAGIIVSYGLAGLFGIAIATTAMLALAGVVVALDAFGPVTDNAGGIAEMAGLPKEVRHSTDALDAVGNTTKAITKGYAIGSAGLGALVLFAAYTSDLNFFVAEANKAGSTSFQYFKGVVVDFSLSNPYVVVGLLLGGLIPFLFAGMGMTAVGRAAGSVVEEVRRQFKEKPGIMDGTERPDYARAVDLLTKAAIKEMIVPSLLPVLAPIVTFFAINAIAGKNQAFAAVGAMLMGVIVTGIFVAISMTSGGGAWDNAKKSFEDGFVDKDGVRHMKGSDAHKASVTGDTVGDPYKDTAGPAVNPAIKITNIIALLLLAILAHS; this is encoded by the coding sequence ATGTCAGCCCTGCTTATCATCATCGTCTTAAGTGCATTATCGATCGCCTATGGCGTCTGGGCCTATGCCGACGTCATGAAGCGAGATGCCGGCAACCAGCGCATGCAGGAGATCGCAGCGGCGGTCGCCGAGGGGGCTCAGGCCTATCTGAAGCGGCAATACATCACCATTGGCATGGTCGGTGTCGTGCTCTTCGTCGCGCTCGCCTATCTGCTGGGGCAGTGGGTTGCGATCGGCTTCCTGATCGGCGCCGTGCTGTCGGGCATGGCCGGCTTCATCGGCATGAACGTCTCGGTGCGGGCCAATGTCCGCACCGCCCAGGCCGCCATGCAGTCGCTCGGCGAGGGGCTCGACGTCGCCTTCAAGGCCGGTGCCGTCACCGGCATGCTGGTCGCCGGCCTCGCCCTGCTCGGCGTCGCCGTCTATTACGGCGTCCTGACCTCGATGCTCGGCTTTTCGCCCTCGAGCCGCGTCGTCATCGATTCGCTGGTGGCGCTCGGCCTCGGCGCCTCGCTGATCTCGATCTTCGCCCGTCTCGGCGGCGGCATCTTCACCAAGGGCGCCGATGTCGGCGCCGACCTCGTCGGCAAGGTCGAGGCCGGGATTCCCGAGGACGACCCGCGCAATCCGGCCACCATCGCCGATAACGTGGGCGACAATGTCGGCGACTGTGCCGGCATGGCGGCCGACCTGTTCGAGACCTATGCGGTGACGCTGGTCGCCACGATGGTTCTGGCCGCGATCTTCTTCGCCGGCCAGGCGACGCTCGGCACGATGATGCTCTACCCGATGGCGATCGGCGCAGCCTGCATCGTGACCTCGATCATCGGCACCTTCTTCGTCAAGCTCGGTGCCAACCAGTCGATCATGGGCGCGCTCTACAAGGGCTTCATCGCCGCCGGCGTGCTCTCGATCGGCGCGATCGCGGCCGTCAACTATCTGATGTTCGGGGGCTTCGCGGCCTCCTTCACGACGGTGCAGGGCGTCACCTTCACCTCGGGCGGGCTCTTCGCCTGCGCGCTGGTCGGCCTCGCCGTCACGCTGCTGATCGTCGTGATCACCGAATACTACACCGGCACGGGCAAGCGCCCGGTCGTCTCGATCGCCCAGGCCTCGGTCACCGGCCACGGCACCAACGTCATCCAGGGCCTCGCGGTCTCCCTGGAATCCACCGCGCTGCCGACGATCGTGATCATCGCCGGCATCATCGTCTCCTATGGCCTCGCCGGTCTCTTCGGCATCGCGATTGCCACCACCGCCATGCTGGCGCTGGCGGGCGTCGTCGTGGCGCTCGACGCCTTCGGGCCGGTCACTGACAATGCCGGCGGCATTGCCGAGATGGCCGGCCTGCCCAAGGAGGTCCGCCACTCCACCGACGCGCTCGACGCCGTCGGCAACACCACCAAGGCGATCACCAAGGGTTATGCGATCGGCTCGGCGGGCCTCGGCGCGCTGGTGCTCTTCGCGGCCTACACCTCGGACCTCAACTTCTTCGTCGCCGAGGCCAACAAGGCGGGATCGACCTCGTTCCAGTACTTCAAGGGCGTGGTCGTCGATTTCTCGCTGTCCAACCCCTATGTCGTCGTCGGTCTGCTGCTCGGCGGCCTGATCCCCTTCCTCTTCGCCGGCATGGGCATGACGGCGGTGGGGCGCGCGGCGGGCTCCGTCGTCGAGGAGGTCCGGCGCCAGTTCAAGGAGAAGCCGGGCATCATGGACGGCACCGAGCGGCCCGACTACGCGCGGGCCGTCGATCTCCTGACCAAGGCCGCGATCAAGGAGATGATCGTGCCCTCGCTGCTCCCGGTTCTGGCCCCGATCGTGACCTTCTTCGCGATCAACGCCATCGCCGGCAAGAACCAGGCCTTCGCGGCCGTCGGCGCCATGCTGATGGGCGTCATCGTCACCGGCATCTTCGTCGCGATCTCGATGACCTCGGGCGGCGGCGCCTGGGACAACGCCAAGAAGTCCTTCGAGGACGGCTTCGTCGACAAGGACGGCGTGCGCCACATGAAGGGCTCCGACGCGCACAAGGCTTCGGTCACCGGCGACACCGTCGGCGACCCCTACAAGGACACGGCGGGCCCCGCCGTGAACCCGGCGATCAAGATCACCAACATCATCGCGCTGCTGCTTCTGGCGATCCTGGCTCACAGCTGA
- a CDS encoding polysaccharide deacetylase family protein, whose protein sequence is MTASRPATKAGSGSVAAPAAPYPWPAGKTSAAWISIDVDADTPLLWRERNQADSGYLSEREQRQYGLRAGLRHLLQILARHEVRATFFVPGLIAERQPALLPDLVAAGHEVGLHGFAHEATREISTEAFGEALDASIAIFVAQTGQRPAGFRAPGWELTRPMHALLGVRGLYDSSLAGLEHPYDLDGVTELPVSWSREDTTRFKMTGLDARWPPTSPVVMLQEWLFDWEACAAAGGLFTLTLHDWVSGRPGPARVLDQLLARIRQDETAWISTGADLAAHHRQLALDRRSAFSSAGA, encoded by the coding sequence ATGACAGCTTCGAGACCGGCGACGAAGGCGGGGTCCGGGTCGGTGGCCGCCCCGGCCGCGCCCTATCCCTGGCCGGCCGGAAAGACCTCCGCCGCCTGGATCAGCATCGATGTCGACGCCGACACGCCGCTGCTCTGGCGCGAGCGCAATCAGGCGGATTCAGGCTATCTTTCCGAGCGCGAGCAGCGGCAATACGGGCTGCGGGCGGGGCTGCGGCATCTGCTGCAGATCCTGGCGCGCCATGAGGTGCGGGCGACCTTCTTCGTGCCGGGGCTGATCGCCGAGCGCCAGCCCGCGCTCCTGCCGGACCTTGTTGCCGCCGGCCATGAGGTCGGGCTGCACGGCTTCGCACATGAAGCGACGCGCGAGATCTCGACCGAGGCCTTCGGCGAGGCGCTCGACGCGTCGATCGCAATCTTCGTCGCGCAGACAGGCCAGCGTCCCGCCGGCTTCCGCGCGCCGGGATGGGAACTGACGCGGCCCATGCACGCCCTGCTGGGGGTACGGGGGCTCTACGACAGTTCCCTCGCTGGCTTGGAGCATCCCTATGATCTGGATGGGGTCACGGAACTGCCAGTGTCCTGGAGCCGCGAGGACACGACGCGTTTCAAGATGACCGGCCTCGACGCCCGCTGGCCGCCGACGAGCCCGGTCGTCATGCTGCAGGAATGGCTGTTCGACTGGGAGGCCTGCGCCGCCGCCGGCGGCCTGTTCACGCTGACGCTGCATGACTGGGTGTCGGGTCGCCCCGGCCCGGCTCGCGTCCTCGACCAGCTCCTCGCCCGCATCCGGCAGGACGAGACGGCCTGGATCAGCACTGGTGCGGACCTCGCGGCCCATCACCGTCAGCTGGCGCTGGATCGGCGGAGCGCGTTCTCCTCCGCGGGGGCTTGA
- the allE gene encoding (S)-ureidoglycine aminohydrolase: MRPHQLPQMAGRPAVGAIGHNRGVVARNYAFMPPEGVLVSRLPHWERTIVRILAAPVLGAQFAQYVFEIEPGGGTRAPFAEDGIQHFYYGLSGEAAFAVADGAPVAFGKGSFAYLPPGTSFSLRNDSAAPVRVLGLRKRYEPAAGLAVPEPILSHQDAVPVTNHTGMEGRGFQFLLPYGDLRFDFEMNLMWFKSGTCFPDVETHVMEHGLYMLEGQGLYFLGQDWHEIWAQDFIWMGGYCPQQFYPTGFDDACYLLYKNVNRDVAL, encoded by the coding sequence ATGCGTCCTCACCAGCTGCCGCAGATGGCCGGTAGGCCCGCCGTCGGCGCGATCGGCCATAACCGCGGCGTGGTGGCGCGCAACTACGCCTTCATGCCGCCGGAAGGCGTGCTCGTCAGCCGCCTGCCGCATTGGGAGCGCACGATCGTGCGCATTCTGGCCGCGCCCGTGCTCGGTGCGCAGTTCGCGCAATATGTCTTCGAGATCGAGCCGGGCGGCGGGACGCGTGCCCCCTTCGCCGAGGACGGCATCCAGCATTTCTACTACGGGCTGTCCGGCGAGGCCGCCTTCGCTGTCGCGGACGGCGCGCCCGTCGCGTTCGGGAAGGGCAGCTTCGCCTATCTGCCCCCGGGCACGTCGTTCAGCCTGCGCAACGACAGCGCGGCGCCTGTCCGCGTTCTCGGCTTGCGCAAGCGCTACGAGCCCGCGGCGGGGCTGGCCGTACCCGAGCCGATCCTGTCCCATCAGGATGCGGTCCCGGTCACCAACCACACCGGCATGGAGGGGCGGGGCTTCCAGTTCCTGCTGCCCTATGGCGACCTGCGTTTCGATTTCGAGATGAACCTGATGTGGTTCAAGTCGGGCACCTGTTTCCCGGATGTCGAGACCCATGTCATGGAGCACGGGCTCTACATGCTGGAAGGGCAGGGGCTCTATTTCCTCGGGCAGGACTGGCACGAGATCTGGGCGCAGGATTTCATCTGGATGGGCGGCTACTGCCCGCAGCAGTTCTATCCGACCGGCTTCGACGACGCCTGCTACCTGCTCTACAAGAACGTCAACCGCGACGTGGCTCTCTAG
- a CDS encoding MFS transporter translates to MNQHVPVADADALAKRNSVVLACAQALGGASPSIVISLGGIVGSQLVVDQHFATVPVSLMQLGIAVGVIPAAMLMRRHGRRNGYLLGALIGASAAATAAAGASTRLFWLFCLGTFACGLYGAFVQSYRFAAADSATESFRPRAISWVMIGGIAAGVIGPQSVYWTRDLTPAAPFAASFLAQGCLALIAMLVILQLRAPPVAPVRTTGGRPLPEIMRQPKFIASVTAALVTYGLMSFVMTAAPLAMVGCGHSVGDAALGIQWHVLAMFGPSFFTGRLIARFGKAQVTIAGLLLTALAAVIGLTGLSVAHFWIALVVLGVGWNFGFIGATALVTDCYRPEERVKVQAANDFLVFGSVAIASFSSGGLLHAGGWESVNWLVFPPVAVAMALVLWQALGQRAQPA, encoded by the coding sequence ATGAACCAGCATGTTCCGGTCGCAGACGCAGACGCGCTCGCCAAGCGCAACTCCGTCGTCCTCGCCTGCGCCCAGGCGCTCGGTGGCGCCAGCCCCTCGATCGTGATTTCGCTGGGCGGCATCGTCGGCTCGCAGCTCGTCGTCGACCAGCATTTCGCCACCGTGCCGGTGAGCCTGATGCAGCTCGGCATTGCGGTGGGTGTCATTCCCGCGGCCATGCTGATGCGCCGCCATGGCCGCCGCAACGGCTATCTGCTGGGCGCGCTGATCGGCGCCAGCGCGGCTGCGACGGCAGCGGCCGGCGCCAGCACCCGGCTGTTCTGGCTGTTCTGCCTGGGAACCTTCGCCTGCGGCCTCTACGGCGCCTTCGTCCAGAGCTATCGCTTTGCCGCAGCCGACTCGGCCACGGAGAGCTTCCGCCCGCGCGCCATCTCCTGGGTCATGATCGGCGGCATCGCCGCCGGCGTTATTGGCCCGCAATCGGTTTACTGGACGCGCGATCTCACGCCGGCCGCGCCCTTCGCCGCCAGCTTCCTGGCCCAGGGCTGCCTCGCGCTGATCGCGATGCTGGTCATCCTGCAGCTTCGGGCGCCGCCGGTCGCGCCGGTCAGGACGACAGGCGGGCGGCCTCTTCCGGAGATCATGCGGCAGCCGAAATTCATCGCCTCGGTGACGGCTGCGCTGGTGACCTATGGGCTGATGAGCTTCGTGATGACGGCGGCGCCCCTTGCCATGGTCGGCTGCGGCCATTCGGTCGGCGATGCTGCGCTCGGCATCCAGTGGCATGTGCTGGCGATGTTTGGGCCGAGCTTCTTCACCGGCCGGCTGATCGCGCGCTTCGGCAAGGCCCAGGTCACCATCGCCGGGTTGCTGCTCACCGCGCTCGCGGCGGTGATCGGGCTCACCGGCCTCAGCGTCGCGCATTTCTGGATCGCGCTGGTCGTGCTCGGCGTCGGCTGGAACTTCGGCTTCATTGGCGCCACCGCGTTGGTGACGGACTGCTACCGGCCGGAGGAGCGGGTGAAGGTCCAGGCCGCCAACGACTTCCTGGTCTTCGGCTCGGTCGCGATCGCCTCGTTTTCGTCGGGCGGGCTGCTCCATGCCGGCGGCTGGGAGAGCGTGAACTGGCTGGTGTTTCCCCCGGTCGCCGTGGCGATGGCGCTGGTGCTCTGGCAGGCCTTGGGCCAGCGCGCCCAGCCAGCCTGA